The DNA window GATTAGAAGCAAAGTTATGAATGAAGGGAAGTTTCATGAATATCGTCAACAATGGACATCGATTATTAAAGGTACTATATATCGTTTGTTAGTTCTTGCTTTGCCTCAGATCAGTTTATTATGTATTTGGGAGTTCACAGCAAATGATTCCGCTGGTATTATCATTGTTGCtgtgtttttgttgtttatcaCTCTTGGGTTGTTATTCCAAGCTGCTGTAAGAGTTTTCCTCATGGGTAAAAAATCTGTACgtcaatttaaaaatccagcttatttgttgtttggtGATGGTAAGTTTTTGAATCGATTTGGTTTCCTTTATGTTCAATTTCGTGCTGACAAGTATTGGTTCATTTTGGtttctttaatttatattcttcTTAAATCCTTGATTGTGGCAGTATTACAGAAATCAGGTCAACCTCAAGCAGTCATTGTTTGggttattgaattgatttatttagtGATTTTAATTTGGATTCGTCCATTTATGGATAAAAGAACTAATGCCTTCAACATTACTATTGGTGtgatcaattttatcaatgcATTGTTCTTCatgtttttttcaaatgtttTCAAACAACCAAATGTTGTATCATCGGTTATGGCTGTTGTgtatttcattttgaatGCAGTGTTTGCcttgtttttgttattattcaCCATCATCACGTGTGTTCTCGCATTGTTGTACAAGAACCCAGATACAAGATACCAACCAATGAAAGATGATCGAGTTTCATTCTTGCCTAGGTTTGGCAATAAAAGCGGTGATGCCAGCAAAGGacaaaataacaatactGAGGATATGGAATTGATGGCATTGGGAGCAACAGCAATGAAAGGTCACGAACATAGTAATCAACAAGGTGGTACTGTgtttgatgattatgattcatatgatgatgattctcCAGATCACAGATCTCGTAATGCTAGTGGACCAGGTGGAGCTACCTTGACGAATGTATCTTCTAATTATGATGCTGATTCACGTAGAGATTCTATAAATTTCCTGGAACCTACTCAACCAAATTCAACTATTGTTGGTAACCCATATAATGCTGTACCTCCATCTATGGGTGCACGTAGCACTAGTAGCAATTCAGGGTTTAGCTATGGTACTACCGGAGTTTATACTGGAAGTGTTTCTTCACCACATAATCAATATCCAAATCGTTATGGGGGccaacaaaacaattatgGAAACAACAATGGTGCTAGAAGATGGCAGTGAGAAGTTAAGAGCTATTcgaaaaaagaaaaacgaACAGAAACACAATATTATCTTTCAAAATCCATGAAATTATCTATACATTTGGGAAATGATATTCACAAGTTTCTTGAAGAAAGAGGAATCAATTCCTTATAACGATTACCATGTAAGTCATGCAacctatatatatatacatatatatgtatgtggggcctttttatttttttttttctttattttttttgtactTTATCgtttttttagttttaaatTTCAAGTTCCAACGTTTGctttttgtttgtatttTACAGTTTTTT is part of the Candida dubliniensis CD36 chromosome R, complete sequence genome and encodes:
- a CDS encoding FAD transporter, putative (Similar to S. cerevisiae FLC2), with the translated sequence MLLPSSTVIFIWFGFLLSIVNAGARYIQSSSLLTCMENSQFTASYFDIVFFPGNNSVNFNVVAITSIDNKTVGVNVNLIAYGLNVLQRNISLCDINYQNTGNTKNNPLCPLTSGHLDLDSSYTLGKSVTKDIPGIAYTIPDLDARVRVIVYDTENYEQLACVETTLSNGKTVQTKYAAWPIAAVSGLGVITSGVISVIGHSSTAAHIASNSMSLFVYFQSLAITAMMAVARVPPIAAAWAQNFMWSLGIVKVGFVQDIANWYLQSTGGTPTDILKSSYLSVSVQKFVKKFIRRSVLAMPDQQREFITHLVRRSSIQLDSDSFNASGSLDPNLYSTNEKASDLSGKILVLRGIQRVAYLAHIEITNIFMTGIQFLFFFAFVMIVCLMLFKAIIEILIRSKVMNEGKFHEYRQQWTSIIKGTIYRLLVLALPQISLLCIWEFTANDSAGIIIVAVFLLFITLGLLFQAAVRVFLMGKKSVRQFKNPAYLLFGDGKFLNRFGFLYVQFRADKYWFILVSLIYILLKSLIVAVLQKSGQPQAVIVWVIELIYLVILIWIRPFMDKRTNAFNITIGVINFINALFFMFFSNVFKQPNVVSSVMAVVYFILNAVFALFLLLFTIITCVLALLYKNPDTRYQPMKDDRVSFLPRFGNKSGDASKGQNNNTEDMELMALGATAMKGHEHSNQQGGTVFDDYDSYDDDSPDHRSRNASGPGGATLTNVSSNYDADSRRDSINFSEPTQPNSTIVGNPYNAVPPSMGARSTSSNSGFSYGTTGVYTGSVSSPHNQYPNRYGGQQNNYGNNNGARRWQ